A region of bacterium DNA encodes the following proteins:
- a CDS encoding DUF6765 family protein — translation MQKDIHFYLTYALGLKMGIETSEMERIAWADQFTDELTQPELHGLQTQTSTLGNWAERQIQATVIMPFHFIPGDDPSHPWMTTSDSSKARSLLNAARAEPLGLGIALHAYQDTFSHQGFSGWEEPLNQCFPWYSPEAAIPNVGHAELRALPDVVHYVWTDPRSGVRVDNRIRAMQAAKGTWDCLSSIYAPHMGTSQWASLKPALKEIFRKESYDERVDALCRLSGNPEVDYKEVCSRLSSTHAEEFLRAASRHLSRVLDLCRDLPWGR, via the coding sequence ATGCAGAAGGACATTCATTTCTACCTTACCTATGCCTTGGGCCTCAAGATGGGGATCGAGACCTCAGAGATGGAACGCATAGCATGGGCGGATCAGTTCACAGACGAACTCACACAGCCAGAACTCCACGGGCTTCAAACCCAGACCAGCACCCTGGGAAACTGGGCCGAAAGGCAAATACAGGCCACAGTGATAATGCCTTTCCACTTCATACCAGGTGATGACCCTTCTCACCCCTGGATGACAACTTCGGATTCCTCCAAAGCCCGAAGCCTTCTTAATGCTGCCCGAGCAGAACCCCTGGGCCTTGGAATAGCCTTGCATGCGTACCAAGACACTTTCAGCCACCAGGGCTTCTCCGGATGGGAGGAACCTCTAAACCAGTGCTTTCCCTGGTACAGTCCTGAGGCTGCAATTCCCAATGTGGGCCATGCTGAGCTAAGAGCCCTACCGGATGTTGTCCACTACGTGTGGACAGATCCCAGAAGCGGTGTGAGGGTGGACAACAGAATAAGGGCCATGCAGGCTGCCAAAGGCACCTGGGATTGCCTTTCTTCCATATATGCACCACATATGGGCACCTCCCAGTGGGCTTCCCTCAAGCCTGCCTTGAAGGAGATCTTCCGCAAGGAATCCTATGATGAAAGAGTTGATGCCCTTTGCAGGCTCTCGGGAAATCCAGAGGTGGACTACAAAGAAGTGTGCAGCCGTTTGTCCTCGACTCATGCAGAGGAGTTCCTAAGGGCAGCCAGCAGGCATCTTTCTAGGGTTCTGGATCTCTGCAGGGACCTTCCATGGGGGAGATAG
- a CDS encoding PxxKW family cysteine-rich protein, whose protein sequence is MRCTTIKDGVECIFMKKGGCSYNGGHCHPIVEQCGDCQRIMEFPTGKYCISFPEPGLKWTKGAVCPLATHVKREYQVSGRKLNPLKASKRAMANRGGHI, encoded by the coding sequence ATGCGTTGCACTACCATCAAGGACGGAGTCGAGTGTATATTCATGAAAAAGGGAGGCTGCTCTTACAATGGTGGTCACTGCCACCCCATAGTGGAGCAATGTGGAGATTGCCAGCGCATAATGGAGTTCCCCACTGGCAAATACTGTATTTCCTTCCCAGAGCCAGGACTCAAGTGGACAAAGGGAGCTGTTTGCCCCCTGGCGACCCACGTTAAAAGGGAGTACCAGGTAAGCGGCCGCAAGTTGAATCCGTTGAAGGCTTCCAAGAGGGCCATGGCCAACAGAGGCGGCCACATCTAA